From Rhopalosiphum padi isolate XX-2018 chromosome 2, ASM2088224v1, whole genome shotgun sequence:
atgaaaaactttagtaattattattatgattatattataataatatgtcaataccGACGTACTGCATACCAGTAAAGAGTGTTAAAGCTCTGtgagtaatattttttgtaatacaacTAAAATCGTTTAGGAAAATgccattaatttttgtataatcttCTAATTTGCCTATAATGCATGTTTTCTGCTCCGCAACTGATCAAGCACTCacagaatatataaaatataatttacaataaatgattTCACAATTGAACACAGAGTTCGTGTTCTAGCAGGACTGCAGGATGGtgtaagaatgaaaaaaaaaatagtagacattttcaataaatatacattgttatatttatttacagaatAAATACAAAGTCGTATCGATGTTTTGAATATCAATACGACATGGTATGTGTTTGAAACCACGGTTCAATATGAACACGTGGGCCCAGAGAGGTACACGAAGAAATAAATATGAAGAAGAAAGTTGAGGTTTACACgactaaataaattagtatgctGGTTTGTAGGCTGGCTTGTAGGCCGGGGCGGAGTATGCTGGTGCAGAGTAGGCTGGTGCGGAGTAAGCTGGTGCAGAGTAGGCTGGTGCGGAGTAAGCTGGCTTGTAGGCTGGTGCGGAGTATGATGGAGCTTTGTATCCACCTTCGTTCTTGACGACGGCGTTGAAACCGTTGTAGTCGTCAGCGGTGTACTCGACGGTACGGATGGAACCGTCGGCTTCGACCAGGCTGTAGGTTCCTTTGACGTAACCGTTTCCGTCGCTGTATTCGGATTGGCTGTGCACGTCGTAGGTGTGTGGGTCGTTTACGCTGTATTCGAAGTTGTAAGGTGTTGGTGCGTATGTGGGTTCTGGGGCGTAAGCCTTTGGTGCTGAGTAAGCGGGTGCGGAGTAAGCGGGTTTGTAGGCTGGGGCAGCGTACTGGGAGAGGGCGGTGGCCACGCATGCGGCGAAGATGATGaactgtaaaacaaaaaatacgtttttaaattaatatctgtgCGACAAGTAGTTGCTTTATAATACTACTCATAATGTATTCCAATCAACATTATTTCGACTTACTTTAGCGgccattttaatgttttgttgggTTTGTTGTCAAATTATTCGACGACTGTGTACACAAATGAACTGATGATTATGGAGACCAGAGATGtggtatttatactaaaaattttatCATCCCTTCCATGCGTACAATATCCCATTAGCAGTTAGTGTATTACGACTGTATATCTTAGAACAAAAACCGGTTGGGGCGTAAACTCCCAAtaagtgtatttaatttttattaaattgtgttcAAATAGTGTAAATATGGATCAAGTTCATTGAAAACATAACTTTCGTTATATAATGTTGacatactatatttaaaattaatttttctactgtcgcttaaatgttttaattactattagtATATCATGTATACTTAATGATTTTAACTGctcagtatattattgttacattcaTAAATTTGTGTTTCTAAACATGAGTTTATTTCACCCGAGTTCTCCGTTTTATCCGTCCGCCTGGTTGTTGGTTAACAGTACatagttacaatattatgaatattatgatatttgttttttatttcttgttCTTATAGATACCTATCTATGATAGTTTGTGTGTAgcatacatttgtatataattttagaattataatttaatccgttaaattaaaaaaattattttaaatattaggaatATATGTTGACTGCACAATGAGTTTTCCTAACTTATTATTCTTTCTTTAACTttacaaaaactttttattttaaattgataaatgttaaattaattaaaatcgtcactgtatagtttataatttgttatctaTATACACACAATCATTGAATTCACCATCAAATTCTAAATAGATGCATTGATTTGAAATCTTGTTtgatattttccatttttaaataaaaaactgtcaAGAGGCTGAAAGATATCATTTGATAACATAAAAAACATTCTAGTATCGTTTGAACGCGACTTGTTTATAGGCGGATGCTGCTTTAATACACTTATAGACTCTAGTTTAAATATACAGACTTCAACAATTGATTTACATTGATTTACTTATGTTATATCATCAATTCTTGTCTTTAGTGAATATGT
This genomic window contains:
- the LOC132921151 gene encoding cuticle protein 7-like yields the protein MAAKFIIFAACVATALSQYAAPAYKPAYSAPAYSAPKAYAPEPTYAPTPYNFEYSVNDPHTYDVHSQSEYSDGNGYVKGTYSLVEADGSIRTVEYTADDYNGFNAVVKNEGGYKAPSYSAPAYKPAYSAPAYSAPAYSAPAYSAPAYSAPAYKPAYKPAY